Proteins from one Mycolicibacter virginiensis genomic window:
- a CDS encoding mycobacterial-type methylenetetrahydrofolate reductase, giving the protein MPLNTIALELVPPNTDRGCEHAREEAYKVLQLSDQAGIAGRIGHVMIPGLIPEDDDRPIEMKPKLDVPEFWSTIRPELPGVRGLCTQVTAFLDEAALRTRLVGLRQAGFDGIIFVGVPRTLNDGEGGGVAPTDALSKFDDLVDNRGVILIPTRDGERERFDFKCDRGATFGMTQLLYSDAIVGFLRDFKNVSDHRPEVLLSFGFVPKMESKVGLVDWLIQDPGNEAVAAEQAFVRTLAAGEPDAKRRQLLDLYKRVIDGVAELGYPLSLHFEAPYGISRPAFDTFAEMLAYWSPHA; this is encoded by the coding sequence GTGCCGTTGAACACCATCGCACTGGAATTGGTGCCGCCCAACACCGATCGTGGGTGTGAGCACGCCCGCGAAGAGGCCTACAAGGTCCTGCAGCTCTCGGACCAAGCGGGTATCGCGGGCCGGATCGGTCACGTCATGATCCCCGGGCTGATCCCCGAGGACGACGATCGGCCGATCGAGATGAAACCCAAACTCGATGTCCCGGAATTCTGGTCGACAATCCGTCCCGAACTGCCCGGCGTACGTGGACTGTGCACGCAGGTGACCGCATTCCTCGACGAGGCGGCGCTGCGGACGCGACTGGTAGGCCTGCGCCAGGCCGGGTTCGACGGAATCATCTTCGTCGGTGTCCCCCGCACGCTGAACGACGGTGAGGGCGGCGGCGTCGCACCCACCGACGCGCTGTCGAAGTTCGACGATCTCGTCGACAACCGGGGCGTCATCCTCATCCCGACCCGGGACGGCGAGCGCGAACGCTTCGACTTCAAATGTGACCGGGGTGCCACCTTCGGGATGACGCAGCTGCTCTACTCGGACGCGATTGTCGGATTCCTTCGCGACTTCAAGAACGTCAGTGATCACCGGCCCGAGGTCCTGTTGTCGTTCGGCTTCGTGCCAAAGATGGAGAGCAAGGTCGGGCTGGTCGATTGGTTGATTCAGGATCCGGGCAACGAGGCCGTCGCCGCCGAACAGGCCTTCGTCCGGACTCTGGCCGCAGGCGAACCCGACGCCAAACGCCGGCAGCTGCTCGATCTGTACAAGCGGGTCATCGACGGCGTGGCCGAGTTGGGCTACCCGTTGAGCCTGCACTTCGAGGCTCCCTACGGCATTTCGAGACCGGCATTCGACACCTTCGCCGAGATGCTCGCCTACTGGTCGCCGCACGCGTAA
- the metE gene encoding 5-methyltetrahydropteroyltriglutamate--homocysteine S-methyltransferase, with product MKDQIVTVQPFTATVLGSPRIGPRRELKRATESYWAGRIGQDELKKVAAGLRRDTWAQLAAAGLDSVPVNTFSYYDQMLDTAVLLGALPARVAGVADELDRYFAAARGNAEIAPLEMTKWFDTNYHYIVPEIGPDTTFSLNPAKVLSELAEAKEQGFGGNVARPVIIGPVTFLLLSKAVGGAPAPISRLEELTDVYAELLAKLADAGAEWVQIDEPVLVTDISADAPALAEQVYSRLGGLSNRPAIFVATYFGDPGAGLPALANTPVEAIGVDLVYGPNTAIASVPQLASKILVAGIVDGRNIWRTDLQAALAKLASLLGPAGAVAVSTSCSTLHVPYSLEPETGLDDALRSWLAFGAEKVTEVATLARALREGRDAVAAEIAASNAAVASRKSDPRLNNAALRAQIAEIRAAGIQRGSAEARRAAQDERLHLPPLPTTTIGSFPQTVEIRKARAALVAGEINEAEYTDRMKAEVAAVIKLQEDLGLDVLVHGEPERNDMVQYFAEQLEGFFATSNGWVQSYGSRCVRPPVLFGDVTRPKPMTVDWATYAQSLTDKPVKGMLTGPVTILAWSFVRDDQPLAHTAYQVALAIREETVDLESAGIAVIQVDEPALRELLPVRDADKAAYLDWAVGSFRMSTSGISDATQIHTHLCYSEFGEVIGAIADLDADVTSIEAARSHMEVLDDLNAIGFSNGVGPGVYDIHSPRVPSADEMAASLREALDAVPAQRLWVNPDCGLKTRKPDEVTASLAHMVAAAKEARTGL from the coding sequence TTGAAGGATCAAATCGTGACCGTTCAACCTTTTACCGCCACCGTTCTCGGCTCACCGCGAATCGGACCGCGCCGCGAACTCAAGCGCGCCACCGAAAGCTACTGGGCCGGAAGGATCGGCCAGGACGAGCTGAAGAAGGTGGCCGCTGGCCTGCGCCGGGACACCTGGGCTCAACTGGCCGCCGCGGGGCTCGACTCGGTACCGGTGAACACGTTCTCCTACTACGACCAGATGCTCGACACCGCGGTACTGCTGGGGGCACTCCCGGCCCGGGTGGCCGGCGTCGCCGACGAGCTCGACCGCTACTTCGCCGCCGCCCGCGGCAACGCCGAGATCGCTCCGCTGGAGATGACGAAGTGGTTCGACACCAACTACCACTACATCGTTCCGGAGATCGGCCCGGACACGACGTTCTCCCTCAACCCCGCCAAGGTGCTCTCCGAGCTCGCCGAGGCCAAGGAGCAGGGCTTCGGCGGAAACGTGGCCCGACCGGTGATCATCGGCCCGGTCACGTTCCTGTTGCTCAGTAAGGCCGTCGGCGGTGCGCCGGCGCCGATCTCGCGTCTCGAAGAGCTGACCGACGTGTACGCCGAGCTGCTGGCCAAACTGGCCGACGCCGGCGCGGAATGGGTGCAGATCGACGAGCCGGTGCTGGTGACCGATATCTCCGCGGACGCCCCGGCCCTGGCCGAGCAGGTGTACAGCCGCCTCGGCGGGCTGAGCAACCGGCCGGCGATCTTCGTGGCCACCTACTTCGGTGACCCCGGCGCCGGGCTGCCCGCGCTGGCCAACACCCCGGTCGAGGCGATCGGTGTGGACCTGGTCTACGGGCCCAACACCGCTATCGCATCGGTCCCCCAACTGGCCTCCAAGATTCTGGTCGCCGGGATCGTCGACGGCCGCAACATCTGGCGCACCGACCTGCAGGCCGCGCTGGCCAAGTTGGCGTCACTGCTGGGCCCCGCCGGGGCGGTGGCTGTCTCTACGTCGTGCTCGACGCTGCACGTGCCCTACTCGCTGGAGCCCGAGACCGGCCTGGACGACGCACTGCGCAGCTGGCTGGCGTTCGGCGCCGAGAAGGTGACCGAGGTGGCCACCCTGGCCCGCGCCCTGCGTGAGGGCCGGGACGCGGTCGCCGCGGAGATCGCCGCGTCCAACGCCGCGGTCGCCTCCCGCAAGTCCGACCCGCGACTGAACAACGCGGCGCTGCGCGCCCAGATCGCCGAGATCCGGGCGGCCGGTATCCAGCGCGGTTCGGCCGAGGCACGCCGCGCCGCCCAGGACGAGCGGCTGCACCTGCCGCCGCTGCCGACCACCACCATCGGTTCGTTCCCGCAGACCGTGGAGATCCGCAAGGCCCGCGCGGCCCTGGTGGCCGGGGAGATCAACGAAGCGGAGTACACCGACCGGATGAAGGCGGAGGTCGCCGCCGTCATCAAGTTGCAGGAGGACCTCGGGCTCGACGTGCTGGTGCACGGCGAACCGGAACGCAACGACATGGTGCAGTACTTCGCCGAGCAGCTCGAGGGCTTCTTCGCCACCAGCAACGGCTGGGTGCAGTCCTACGGCAGTCGCTGCGTGCGCCCGCCGGTGCTGTTCGGCGACGTGACGCGGCCCAAGCCGATGACAGTTGATTGGGCCACCTACGCCCAGTCGCTGACCGACAAGCCGGTCAAGGGCATGCTCACCGGTCCGGTGACCATCCTGGCCTGGTCGTTCGTCCGTGACGACCAGCCGCTGGCCCACACCGCCTACCAAGTGGCGCTGGCGATCCGTGAGGAGACGGTGGATCTGGAGTCCGCCGGCATCGCGGTGATCCAGGTCGACGAGCCCGCCCTGCGCGAGCTGTTGCCGGTGCGCGACGCCGACAAGGCGGCCTACCTGGATTGGGCGGTCGGTTCGTTCCGGATGTCCACCTCGGGCATCTCCGACGCGACGCAGATCCACACCCACCTGTGCTACTCGGAGTTCGGCGAGGTGATCGGTGCGATCGCCGACCTGGATGCCGACGTCACCTCGATCGAGGCGGCGCGCTCGCACATGGAGGTGCTCGACGACCTGAACGCGATCGGCTTCTCCAACGGGGTGGGACCGGGTGTCTACGACATCCACTCGCCACGCGTGCCGAGCGCCGACGAGATGGCTGCTTCGCTGCGCGAGGCGCTGGATGCTGTTCCGGCGCAACGCCTCTGGGTGAACCCCGACTGCGGTCTCAAGACGCGCAAGCCCGACGAGGTGACGGCATCGCTGGCCCATATGGTTGCCGCGGCCAAGGAAGCCCGCACCGGCCTGTGA
- a CDS encoding SDR family oxidoreductase: MARIVIIGGHGKIALLLAPILAARGDQVSSVFRNPDHAEEVAVTGAVPVVADIEQLDTDGLARLMADHDAVVFSAGAGGGNPARTYAVDRDAAIRSIDAAAKAGVRRFVMVSYFGAGPDHGVPEADPFYPYAQAKAAADAHLRASDLDWTVLGPSRLSLDPATGKIAVGPDTAKGQVSRGNVALTIAACLADKSTIGRTVEFNDGQTPIPEALAAGRAE; this comes from the coding sequence ATGGCACGCATCGTGATCATCGGCGGCCACGGCAAGATTGCCCTGCTGCTGGCCCCCATCCTCGCCGCCCGCGGCGATCAAGTCAGTTCGGTGTTCCGCAACCCCGACCACGCCGAAGAGGTCGCGGTCACCGGTGCGGTCCCGGTGGTGGCCGACATCGAGCAGCTCGACACCGACGGTCTCGCCCGACTCATGGCAGACCACGACGCGGTGGTGTTCTCCGCCGGCGCCGGCGGCGGAAACCCGGCACGCACCTACGCCGTCGACCGTGACGCCGCCATTCGCAGCATCGACGCCGCCGCGAAAGCCGGTGTGCGGCGCTTCGTGATGGTGTCCTACTTCGGCGCGGGCCCCGATCACGGCGTTCCCGAAGCCGATCCGTTTTATCCGTACGCGCAGGCCAAGGCCGCCGCCGACGCCCACCTACGCGCCAGCGACCTGGACTGGACGGTGCTGGGCCCCAGCCGGCTGTCTCTCGACCCGGCTACCGGCAAAATCGCCGTCGGTCCCGACACGGCTAAAGGCCAGGTCTCTCGCGGCAACGTCGCGTTGACGATCGCGGCCTGCCTGGCCGACAAGTCGACTATCGGCCGCACCGTCGAGTTCAACGACGGCCAGACCCCGATCCCGGAGGCACTCGCGGCCGGTCGAGCCGAGTAA
- a CDS encoding thiolase family protein: protein MAEAVIVEAVRAPIGKRNGGLSGVHPAELSAQVLNGLVNRAGVDPALVDDVIWGCVMQAGEQALDIGRTAVLSAGWPETVPAVTVDRQCGSSQQSVHFAAAGVVAGHYDVVVAGGVESMSRTPMGSSLANGGRPYGDSFKARYSQTPNQGIGAEMMATKWGLSRTALDEFALASHEKAGAAQDAGAFKDEIVSITDPEGNVISEDEGIRRGTTLEKMAQLKPAFKEDGVIHAGNSSQISDGSAALLFMSAAKARELGLTPLARVHTATLAGADPVMMLSAPIPATQKALQRSGLSIDDIGVFEVNEAFAPVPMAWLAELGADPKKLNPNGGAIALGHPLGGSGARIMTTMLYHMRANGIRYGLQTMCEGGGQANATILELL, encoded by the coding sequence ATGGCTGAAGCCGTCATCGTCGAAGCGGTGCGCGCGCCGATCGGCAAGCGCAACGGCGGACTGTCCGGGGTACACCCGGCCGAGCTGTCCGCCCAGGTGCTCAACGGGCTGGTCAACCGGGCAGGCGTGGACCCGGCGCTGGTCGACGACGTGATCTGGGGCTGTGTCATGCAGGCCGGTGAGCAGGCCCTGGACATCGGCCGCACGGCGGTGCTGAGCGCGGGCTGGCCGGAGACGGTGCCGGCGGTGACCGTGGACCGCCAGTGTGGCTCCAGCCAGCAGTCGGTGCACTTTGCCGCCGCCGGTGTGGTCGCCGGACACTACGACGTCGTGGTCGCCGGCGGCGTCGAGTCGATGTCGCGTACCCCGATGGGCTCCTCGCTGGCCAACGGTGGCCGTCCGTACGGGGACTCCTTCAAGGCGCGCTACAGCCAGACCCCCAACCAGGGCATCGGTGCGGAGATGATGGCCACCAAGTGGGGCCTGAGCCGTACCGCGCTCGACGAGTTCGCGCTGGCATCGCACGAAAAGGCCGGTGCCGCACAGGACGCCGGCGCGTTCAAGGACGAGATCGTCTCGATCACGGACCCCGAGGGCAACGTCATCAGCGAGGATGAGGGCATCCGCCGCGGTACTACCCTGGAGAAGATGGCCCAGCTCAAGCCCGCTTTCAAGGAGGACGGCGTGATCCACGCCGGTAACTCCAGCCAGATCTCCGACGGCTCGGCGGCGCTGCTGTTCATGTCGGCGGCCAAGGCGCGCGAACTGGGCCTGACCCCGCTGGCCCGGGTGCACACCGCGACGCTGGCCGGTGCCGACCCGGTGATGATGCTGTCCGCGCCGATCCCGGCGACCCAGAAGGCGCTGCAGCGCTCCGGCCTGAGCATCGACGACATCGGGGTGTTCGAGGTCAACGAGGCCTTCGCCCCGGTGCCCATGGCTTGGCTCGCCGAACTCGGTGCCGACCCGAAGAAGCTCAACCCCAACGGCGGTGCGATCGCGCTGGGTCACCCGCTCGGCGGCTCCGGTGCCCGGATCATGACCACCATGCTTTACCACATGCGCGCCAACGGAATTCGCTACGGACTGCAGACCATGTGCGAAGGCGGCGGCCAGGCCAACGCGACCATCCTGGAGCTGCTGTGA